The following proteins come from a genomic window of Actinomycetota bacterium:
- a CDS encoding PAS domain S-box protein, whose translation MTAEARPRVLMVGHGSADAGRMQLALGPEFECVQRASLSETADLLDSEVWAAVMMDLGLAESDGFGALTSVLERARGAPVIVVARDVDETRALRAIEIGAHDYLLRDRCPPEALRRSLTYAIERVRIQRALRTIDRHFRLFAENSSDVLAVSDLDGVITFVSPSVETMFGTPPDEILGTHGLDFVVPDDLEHMAAAMEAVVTDPGSRTTLDCRARSPHGEVMSLEVTMTALVEEEAVTGVIANVKDVTATREVEQALVESERRHRLIVESANDGIATIDNELQATFVNPKLAEIFGRPAGEILGRPFVEFAPRELQEEVRRALLDVFDRIPLTSRQWRFVRPNGTALWVNVRASALAGPGGDATGLLVVVSDESERHRAAQEASARRAAVAASEAKSEFMSRMSHELRTPLNAILGFAQLLDRDGLTENQFRQTGAIIKAGRHLLNLINEVLEVSRFDSGNAESLSIEPVLLAHVLDEAIELVRPMAEQSEVRLLADMSGARDGFVQADRQRLKQILINLLSNAVKYNRPDGSVTVTAQRERGRLRVDVTDTGIGIAPADAQRLFVPFERLGAGSRGIEGTGLGLALSRRLAQAMGADIRVHSVEGQGSTFSIDLVEAEPPVKIAFTAPAGGLPGAGPSGATILYIEDNLSNFQLLEEVLATWPDVRLLPAMQGRIGLELARRHQPDLILLDLDLPDMSGRALLERLRGDPQTADVAVIVITADASSGLHDHMIDAGANAFLTKPLDIEAFMNALEQTLGAA comes from the coding sequence GGCGGTGATGATGGACCTCGGCCTGGCGGAGTCAGACGGCTTCGGGGCGCTCACCTCGGTGCTCGAGCGGGCACGAGGTGCTCCCGTCATCGTCGTGGCGCGCGACGTGGATGAGACGCGCGCCCTTCGCGCGATCGAGATCGGCGCCCACGACTACCTGCTCAGGGACAGGTGCCCTCCGGAGGCGCTGAGGCGGTCGTTGACCTACGCCATCGAGCGTGTGCGCATCCAGCGCGCCCTGCGGACCATCGATCGCCACTTCCGACTGTTCGCCGAGAACTCGTCGGACGTCCTGGCCGTGTCCGACCTCGACGGAGTGATCACCTTCGTCTCCCCCTCGGTCGAGACGATGTTCGGTACCCCTCCGGACGAGATCCTCGGGACACACGGATTGGACTTCGTCGTTCCCGACGACCTGGAGCACATGGCCGCGGCCATGGAGGCGGTCGTGACCGACCCCGGAAGCAGGACCACCCTCGACTGCCGCGCTCGGTCACCGCATGGGGAGGTCATGAGCCTCGAGGTGACCATGACGGCCCTCGTGGAGGAGGAGGCCGTCACGGGGGTCATCGCCAACGTGAAGGACGTGACAGCCACCCGAGAGGTCGAGCAAGCGCTGGTGGAGTCCGAGCGGAGGCACCGTCTCATCGTGGAGAGCGCCAACGACGGGATCGCCACCATCGACAACGAGCTCCAGGCCACCTTCGTGAACCCGAAGCTGGCCGAGATATTCGGGCGCCCAGCCGGGGAGATCCTCGGGCGCCCGTTCGTGGAGTTCGCTCCGCGGGAGCTCCAGGAGGAGGTCAGGCGAGCGCTCCTGGATGTGTTCGACCGGATCCCGCTGACCTCGCGCCAGTGGCGCTTCGTGCGACCGAACGGGACCGCGCTGTGGGTGAACGTGAGGGCGAGCGCGCTCGCCGGACCCGGTGGAGACGCGACCGGTCTCCTCGTCGTCGTCTCCGACGAGAGCGAACGGCACCGCGCGGCGCAGGAGGCGTCGGCTCGCCGGGCCGCGGTCGCCGCGTCGGAGGCCAAGAGCGAGTTCATGTCCCGTATGAGCCATGAGCTGAGGACCCCGCTCAACGCGATACTCGGCTTCGCGCAGCTGCTCGACCGCGACGGACTCACCGAGAACCAGTTCCGTCAGACCGGGGCGATCATCAAGGCCGGGCGGCATCTCCTCAACCTGATCAACGAGGTGCTCGAGGTCTCCCGGTTCGACTCGGGGAACGCGGAGTCCCTCTCCATCGAGCCGGTCCTGCTCGCGCACGTCCTCGACGAGGCGATCGAGCTCGTCCGGCCCATGGCCGAGCAGTCCGAGGTGCGACTGCTCGCGGACATGAGCGGCGCGCGGGACGGGTTCGTCCAGGCGGACAGGCAGCGCCTGAAGCAGATCCTGATCAACCTCCTGTCGAACGCGGTCAAGTACAACCGGCCCGACGGATCGGTGACCGTCACGGCTCAGCGCGAGAGAGGCCGGTTGAGGGTGGACGTCACCGACACCGGCATCGGGATCGCTCCTGCGGATGCGCAGAGGCTCTTCGTCCCGTTCGAGAGGCTCGGGGCGGGCTCGAGGGGGATCGAGGGGACCGGGCTGGGCCTGGCCCTCTCGAGGCGCCTCGCTCAGGCGATGGGGGCGGATATCCGGGTGCACAGCGTCGAGGGCCAGGGGTCGACGTTCTCTATAGACCTCGTGGAGGCGGAGCCGCCGGTCAAGATCGCCTTCACGGCGCCTGCGGGCGGCCTCCCGGGAGCGGGTCCGAGTGGGGCGACCATCCTCTACATCGAGGACAACCTCTCCAACTTCCAGCTCCTGGAAGAGGTGCTGGCGACGTGGCCGGATGTCCGCCTGCTCCCCGCGATGCAGGGCCGGATCGGACTCGAGCTCGCCCGGCGGCACCAACCCGATCTGATCCTGCTCGATCTGGACCTCCCGGACATGTCCGGGAGGGCGCTGCTCGAGCGGCTCCGCGGGGACCCCCAGACCGCCGACGTCGCCGTCATCGTCATCACGGCGGACGCGTCGTCGGGGCTACACGACCACATGATCGACGCTGGGGCGAACGCGTTCCTGACGAAGCCCCTGGACATCGAGGCATTCATGAACGCGCTGGAACAGACCCTGGGAGCGGCCTGA
- a CDS encoding ATP-binding protein encodes MSSAPPTTVESRILVVDDEEANVSVLLELLRVEGYLNVVGTTDPREALRQVEIERPDLVLLDLMMPVLDGFAVMETLHRSLAPGDFLPIIVLTADVSHKARDRALREGANDFVTKPVDHTELLLRMTNLLEARRLHSRLRARNDDLERRVQARTRALQEAAERERAQARRLQQSEQVKDALLVAVSHDIRTPLTLVVGLAETLVRRVGQMSPAQLEDVAEGLCSGARRLETVLTNLLDVDRLRRGLVEPFRVESEMSELVERVIGGLAIDTTQHRLVVSARPLRAAIDPGQVERIVESLVANAVRHTPPGTTIWVRCEPGAGTVLLSVEDDGPGIADGDKSRIFEAFEGTRDNASPGSGNGLTLVKGFANLHGGDAWVEDRPGGGSRFRVVLPTTAA; translated from the coding sequence GTGTCCTCCGCGCCCCCGACCACGGTGGAGAGCCGGATCCTGGTCGTCGACGACGAAGAGGCGAACGTCAGCGTCCTCCTCGAGCTCCTGCGCGTCGAGGGGTACCTCAACGTCGTCGGCACCACCGACCCGCGCGAGGCCCTGCGACAGGTCGAGATCGAGCGGCCCGACCTGGTGCTGCTGGACCTGATGATGCCGGTGCTGGACGGCTTCGCCGTGATGGAGACCCTGCACCGGTCGCTCGCGCCCGGCGACTTCCTGCCGATCATCGTCCTCACCGCGGACGTCTCCCACAAGGCACGCGACCGGGCGCTCCGAGAGGGCGCGAACGATTTCGTCACGAAACCCGTCGACCACACCGAACTGCTGCTCCGGATGACGAACCTCCTGGAGGCTCGCCGGCTCCACTCCCGGCTCCGCGCGCGCAACGACGACCTGGAGCGGCGGGTCCAGGCCCGGACCCGGGCCCTCCAGGAAGCAGCGGAGCGAGAGCGCGCCCAGGCCCGCCGCCTCCAGCAGAGCGAACAGGTGAAGGACGCGCTGCTCGTCGCGGTCTCCCACGACATCAGGACCCCGCTCACCCTGGTCGTCGGCCTGGCCGAGACCCTGGTCCGCCGGGTCGGTCAGATGTCCCCCGCGCAGCTGGAGGACGTCGCCGAGGGCCTGTGCTCCGGAGCCAGGCGTCTCGAGACGGTCCTCACGAACCTGTTGGACGTGGATCGGCTCCGCCGAGGACTGGTCGAGCCCTTCCGGGTCGAGAGCGAGATGAGCGAGCTCGTGGAGAGGGTGATCGGAGGGTTGGCCATCGACACGACGCAGCACCGACTCGTGGTGAGCGCACGCCCGCTGCGGGCCGCCATCGACCCCGGACAGGTGGAGAGGATCGTGGAGAGCCTGGTGGCGAACGCGGTCCGACACACCCCGCCCGGGACGACGATCTGGGTGAGGTGCGAACCGGGAGCCGGCACGGTCCTGCTCTCCGTCGAGGACGACGGACCCGGCATCGCCGACGGGGACAAGTCCCGGATATTCGAGGCGTTCGAGGGCACGCGGGACAACGCGTCGCCGGGCAGCGGGAACGGGCTGACCCTCGTCAAGGGCTTCGCCAACCTCCACGGAGGCGACGCCTGGGTGGAGGACCGCCCCGGCGGCGGCTCGAGGTTCCGGGTCGTCCTACCGACGACGGCCGCCTAG
- a CDS encoding protein kinase: MATTLDNLRFGPGDVVAGGYRLGQRVGPRRFLGAGPGAERVEVRVLEDRLAGDLSFQERLLGAVRAMSGLSHPNIGVLRDWDRVDGSLVVVGSGVEGTCLSELIERYGALDPDTVHHVLGGVTAALDHAHAHRIVHGTVDADHVWIRADGGVTLAWFGLAPVLDPHQQTSASEDLLALGRLSYQMMCGRAPSPVWRPDPGDATGEMDPVLVEQPVPIEPPAPVAVREPAVRFPAPPM; the protein is encoded by the coding sequence ATGGCTACGACCCTGGACAACCTCAGGTTCGGCCCGGGCGACGTCGTAGCGGGCGGGTACCGGCTCGGCCAGCGTGTCGGCCCCCGGCGGTTCCTCGGGGCCGGCCCCGGCGCGGAGCGGGTCGAGGTGAGGGTCCTGGAGGACCGGCTCGCGGGCGACCTCTCCTTCCAGGAGCGGCTCCTGGGAGCGGTGCGGGCGATGTCCGGCCTGAGCCACCCGAACATCGGGGTCCTGCGCGACTGGGACCGGGTGGACGGCTCCCTCGTGGTGGTGGGGTCCGGGGTCGAAGGTACGTGCCTGTCCGAGCTGATCGAACGGTACGGCGCGCTCGACCCGGACACGGTCCACCACGTGCTCGGCGGTGTCACCGCGGCCCTCGACCACGCGCACGCCCATCGGATCGTGCACGGGACCGTGGACGCCGACCACGTCTGGATCCGTGCTGACGGGGGCGTCACCCTCGCCTGGTTCGGGCTGGCCCCGGTGCTCGATCCCCACCAGCAGACATCCGCCTCCGAGGACCTCCTCGCGCTGGGGCGGCTCTCCTACCAGATGATGTGCGGCCGGGCGCCGTCCCCCGTGTGGCGACCGGACCCGGGTGACGCGACCGGCGAGATGGACCCGGTGCTCGTGGAGCAGCCGGTCCCGATCGAACCTCCCGCGCCGGTGGCGGTCCGGGAGCCCGCCGTGCGCTTCCCGGCTCCCCCCATGGA